GAAGTAGAGAAAGAATGCAAAAAGGGACAACGAGGCTGTGTTGAATGTAAAGAGAAAGCAGCCTCTTCACTTAACGAATTTCTTACTCCTATAAGAGAAAAAAGAGAAATTATATTAAAGGAAGTTGATGTAGCTGATATCCTCTATGAAGGAGCAAAAAAAGCCTCTATTAAAGCTAAAGAAACAATGGATATGGTAAGAGAGGCAATGGGTTTGTGGGTTTAAGCTTCAACTTCTTTCTCCATAACTTTCTCTGGAACTTTTTCATATTTATGAAACTCCATAAAATACACCCCTCTCCCTCCTGTTAAAGAACGAAGATCTGTAGCGTAACCAAAAAGATTTGCAAGTGGAATAAGAGCCTCAATCATTGTTACTTCTCCCTTATGTTCTACATGTTTTATTTCTCCTCTTCGCGAATTAACATCATCCAAAATAACCCCAAAAAATTCATTTGGAACGGTTATTTCTACTTTCATAATAGGTTCTAAAAGAACAGGATTGGCTTTCTTATATGCACTTTTGAATGCCTTAGAAGCAGCTATCTTATATGCAATATCTGTTGAATCCACCTCATGATAAGAGCCACCCACCAAAACAACTTTACATCCTAAAATTTCAAAACCTCCCAAGCTCCCAGAAGACATTGCCTCCTTAATTCCCTCTTCAATTGCTCCCAAGAATTCCTTAGGAATTTCAGTAGCTTTAGCTTCGTTTACAAACTGAAATTCCTCTGCTGGTTCTAACCTTAAAATAACATCCCCATATTGTCCTTTTCCACCTGTTTGTTTTATAAACCTTCCTTCAGCTGTAGCTTTTTGTGTAATAGTTTCTTTATAAGCAACTCTTGGCTTTCTCACTCGTGCTTCAACTTTTGATTCCCTTCTTAGTCTTTCCATTATAACCTCAAGGTGTAATTCTCCCATTCCATAGATTAAAGTTTCCCCTGTGTCTTTATCATTTTTAACCAAGAAAGTAGGATCTTCTTCTTGAATTTTGTTTAAAGCAGCCATTAGTCTCTCCTGATCTGAAGCAGTCTTTGGAGAAACACTTGTAAAAATAACTGGCTCAGGAACTCTTGGGGGCTCAAAAAGAATTGGCCTAAGAGGATCTGTTAATGTATGTCCTGTAGCAATCTCTGATGGGCCAACAAAAGCTCCAATCTCTCCCGCTTCTATAGAATCAATTTCTTGTCGTCTATTAGCGTGGACAAGAAAAATTTTAGAAATCCTCTCTATTTTACCCGTATTAACATTTAAAACTTTTTCTCCTCTTTGGATCTTCCCTGAATAAATTCTTACAAAAGCAAGCTTACCATGAGGTTCTGCCGCTATTTTAAAAACAAGAGCACTAAAAGGTTCTGAAGGATCGTTCTTTCTCTCTTCTATTTCATCTGTTCCTGGCACCTTCCCTTTGGGAGGAACAACTTCTAAGGGCGAGGGGAGATAATCAACAATTGCATCCATAACTTTCTGAACGCCAACATTCTTAAGAGCAGATCCTCCAAGAACAGGGAAAAAATCACCCTTAATTGTTCCTTTTCTAATGGCTCTTTTCAAAAGGGAGGGTTCTATCTCTTCCTCTTTAAGGAACTTCTCAACCACCTCATCATCATAAAGACTAACCTTATCAAGAAGTTCATCCCTATATTTTTTTGCTAAATCAAGATATTCTTGAGGAATTGGAAGTGATTCAAAATTAAGACCCATCTCATCCTTCCAAATCCAAGCTTTCATTTCAACAATATCAACCAATCCTCTTACCATATCATTATGAAATAGAGGAATGCCTAAAACAAGAGGTGTTACTTTCAACTTCCTTTTCATCTCCTCTACGGTTTCAAAAAAATCCGCCCCTTTTCTATCTAACTTATTCACAAAAGTAATTCTGGGAACATTATATCTATTTGCTTGTCTCCAGACCGTTTCAGACTGAGCCTCAACGCCCTCCACCCCACTAAAAACAACCACTCCTCCATCAAGAATTCTAAGACTCCTTTCAACCTCAACAGTAAAATCAACATGTCCAGGTGTATCTATCAAATTTATCCTCTTCCCTTTCCAATAGATAGTTGTAGCAGCAGAAGTAATAGTAATTCCTCTTTCTCTCTCTTGATCCATATAGTCCATAACAGTCGTCCCCTCATCTACTTCTCCCATTCGATGGACCTTCCCGCTGTAAAAAAGAATCCTCTCTGTAAGAGTGGTCTTTCCTGCATCAATATGTGCTATTATTCCTATATTCCGGACGTTTGGAATTTCAACCCTTTTATCAGAGTAATTTTCCTCGGACATTGAAGATTTTTATTTTATTGAAAAATAACCTACCAGCCGAAAAATGCAAAAGCCTTATTAGCTTCTGCCATCTTATGGGTTTCTTCTTTTTTCTTATAAGCTGCCCCTTCTTTTCTGGAAGCAGCAATAATTTCATTACAAAGTCTCTCTTCCATTCTGTATTCTTCCCTATTCCTCGCAGCTTCTATTATCCACTTAATAGCGAGAGAATTTTTCCTACTAGGTCTTACCTCAATCGGTATTTGATAGGTTTGCCCGCCAATTCTTCTCGGGCGAACTTCAACCATTGGTTTAACATTATTAATTGCTTGATTAAGAACATCAATGCCTTCTCTTCCTGTTCTTTCTGTAATAAGATCTATTGCTCTATAGAAGATTTTCTCCGCTATAGTTTTTTTCCCTTTTTTCATCAACTTATTTATAAACTTTGTCACCAATTCAGAATGGTACTTATAATCTGGAGGAACTTTCCTTTCTACAGCTCTTCTTCTTCTCATTTCTCCTCTCCTTTATCACCAGAACTAACTACACCACTTTTAGGCATTTTCGTTCCATAACAAGAGCGACTTCTTTTTCTATCCTCCACACCTGCTGCGTCATAAACCCCTCTTATTATATGATATCTCACTCCTGGTAAATCTTTAACTCTCCCCCCTCTAACCAAAACAATTGAATGTTCCTGAAGATTGTGTCCCTCTCCAGGTATATAAGCTGTAACAACCTTTCCATTAGACAACTTAACCCTAGCCACTTTACGCAATGCAGAATTAGGTTTCTTAGGAGTTGTTGTATAAACTCTCAAACAAACTCCCCTTTTCTGTGGACAGCCTCCAAGAGCTGGGGTTTTCGTTTTTTTCTTTATTTTTTTTCTTCCCAATCTTACTAATTGATTTATTGTAGGCATAAAAAAACCTCCTATGCTGTTTTTGCTTCTTCTGCTAATTCTTCTTTCTTATATTTAACTTCTATCTTCCTAAACTCTCTAAATCCTGTTCCAGCAGGAATCATTCCACCTATTATCACGTTTTCTTTCAAACCCTTAAGATAATCACTTTTACCTTCCAAAGCAGCATTCAAAAGCACTTTTGTAGTGTGTTGGAAAGAAGCTGCTGCTATAACAGAATCGTGAGAAAGTGAAGAATGGGTAATTCCAAGAAGAACGGGCTCAAAAATTGCGGGTTGTCCGCCTTCAGCAACAATCTTTTTGTTCACCTCTCTTACTTCCTTAGCATCCACCACCTGTCCCTCAAGGAAAGTAGTATCTCCACTTTCTACTATCCTAACTTTTCTAAACATCTGGCGAACAATTATCCCTATATGTTTATCGTCAATATTAACTCCTTGCATCCTATAAACTTCCTGAATTTCATTAAGTAAATACTGTTGAGCTGCAATTACACCTTTTACTCTAAGAATGTCATGAGGATCGACAAATCCCTCACACAATTTATCTCCAGCTTCCACTCTTTGTCCTTCATGAACCATAAAATACTTACCATAAGGAATGGTATATTTTCTTCTTTCTTTATCTGATTCAACAAATATAATCCTCTTACCCCTTGTTACTTTGCCGAAATGAACAATTCCATCAATTTCTGAGATAATAGCCTTATCCTTTGGGGACCTTGCTTCAACAAGAGCTTCTACTCTTGGAAGACCTCCTGTTATATCCTGGGTTCTGGCAATCTCTCTTGGCTTTTTAGCCAAAAGAGAACCAACATCAACCTTAGCACCATCCTCAACAAATAAATAAGAACCAGTTGGAATAGAATATTCAGCAACTTTCTTATTACCAGATATAATCTCAATTGTAGGTAGATACTTACTCTTTGAACCATAAACTAAAACTCTCTGACTCTTACCGGTTTCATCAACCATTTCCTTCAGAGTCACATCTTCTATAATATCTACAAATCTAACCACTCCAGCTTTCTCTGAAATTATCAAATTAGAATAAGGCTCATACTCAAATAAAATAGTCCCTTTTGTAACCTCTTGTCCATCTTTAACCTTAAGAATAGACCCATAAGGAATTCTATATCTTATCCTTCCTTCAGGATAGGTAAGATAAAGAGAAGAATTCCTGGAAAGAACAACAATAGGTTTCCCAGGTGCCTTATTATAAATTATATCTTTACCATACTCTACCTTTCCATCTCTTGGAGCCTTTTGATAATATTCAGCAGCCTCTCCTCCTGCAATTCCTCCAACGTGGAATGTCCTCAAAGTCAATTGAGTCCCAGGCTCTCCAATAGATTGAGCTGCGATTATTCCAACCGCTGTTCCAAGTTGAACCAATTCTCCTGTAGATAGATCTTTACCATAACACTTCTGACAAATCCCTGTTTCAGACTCACAAGTAAGAACAGAACGAATTTTAACTGATTCCACTCCTGCTTCTTCAATTTGTCTACCAATCTCCTCATCAATCCACTCTCCCGCAGGAACAATAATTTCTCCTGTTAAAGGATGGATTACATCATCAGCAGTATAAGAACCTTCTATTCTATCAAACAAAGACTCCACAACTTTTCCCCCTTCAACAAGAGCAGAAACATCTACTCCCATAACAGTTCCACAGTCTTCTTCTGTAATAACAACTCCTTGAGCCACATCAACAAGCCTTCTAGTTAAATATCCAGCTTCAGCGGTCTTTAACGCAGTATCCGTTAGTCCCTTCCTTGCTCCATGAGAAGAGATAAAGTATTCCATTTCATTCAATCCTTCTTTAAACGAATGTAAAATAGGAGTTTCTATTATTGCCTGGGTAGAAAGCTTTTTCTGTGGCTTCGCCATTAGACCCCTAAGACCACAGATTTGTCTTATTTGATCCATATTACCTCTTGCTCCAGAGGTGCTCATCATATAAATAGGATTAAATCCATCTTTATCTTGAGCAAGAGCTCTTTCCAATTCTCTTTCTATAACCTCTGTAGCCCAAGCCCAAGTATCAATAACTTTATTATATCTTTCCCCTTCAGTAATAATTCCCTGAACCTTATGCTGTCTCTCTGCTTCTTGAACTTTCTTTTGAGCTTCTTCAATTATTTTCTCCCTTCCCTCTGGAATAATCATATCTGTTACACCAAAAGTTAACCCAGACTTAGTGGCAAAATCAAATCCAAGTTTCTTAATCTCGTCAAGAAACTCAGCCGCTTTCTCCATACCAAGTTTTTTAACGCATTGTAAGACCAAATTTTTTAGCCCTTTACTTTCTAAGGTTTCATTAATCCACCTTAAAGGTTCGGGAACAATCTCATTAAAAATAACTCTACCTACTGTCGTCTCTATCCATTCTTCTTTATACCTCAATTTTATCCAATCATGAAGTCCAATTATTTTTTCCTCATAAGCACAGATCACCTCATCCATACTATCAAAATAGCCTTTTATTTTCTTTTCTCCCAAGCGAGTCTTTGTTAGATAATAAATACCTATAACAATGTCCTGAGTAGGAACCATCAAGGGAGTACCATTAGCTGGAGAAAGAATATTTCTGGAAGACAAAAGAAGGAAATAACTCTCCAACTGTGCATAAGGGGATAGAGGCACGTGAACAGCCATCTGATCTCCATCAAAATCTGCATTAAAAGGAGGACAAACCATAGGATGAATACGAATAGCATTCCCTTCCACAAGTTTTGGTAAGAAGGCTTGTATAGAAACCCTATGGAGAGTAGGAGCTCGGTTAAGAAGAATGGGATATCCTTCTACTACTTCTTCTAAAAGATCCCAAGCTCTTGGATCGTTAGCTTCCAAAACTTTCCTTGCTTGTCTTATTGAATCAACAATGCCCGCCTCTTCTAACTTTCTTATGAGGAAAGGCTTAAAGAGTTCTTTAGCCATTTTCTTTGGCAAACCGCATTCATAAAGCTTAAGAGTAGGATCCACTGTAATAACAGACCTACCAGAGTAATCAACTCTCTTACCTAAAAGATTTCTTCTAAATCTACCCTTCTTTCCTTTTATAGAGTCTGTTAAAGACTTAAGCGGTCTATTCCCTCTACCAGTAATAGCTCTACTTAATCTTGAATTATCAAAAAGTGCATCAACAGATTCCTGTAGCATCCTCATTTCATTCCTAAGTATTGTAGGAGGTGCATCTATCTCGATCAAATTTTTAAGCCTGTTATTTCTTGTGATTACTCTTCTATAAAGATCATTCACATCAGAGGTAGCAAAAATTCCTCCTTCAAGAGGAACAAGAGGTCTAACATCAGGAGGAATCACAGGTAAGACCCTGAGGACCATCCATTCTGGCTTATTTCCTGATTTCAGGAATGCTTCCACAATAGAAAGCTTTTGCAATAGTTTTTTCTTTATATGTTTTGAATCCGCTGTTTTTATTTCCTTCTTAAGTTCATCCGATAATTTTACAAGATCCAATTCTTTAAGAAGATCATAAATTGCCTCTCCACCCATCTTAGCAACAAAAGCCCCTTTATATTTTTCTTTAAGAGTTAAATAACTCTCATAAGAGATCACCTGCCCTTTTTTAAGAGGAGCGGTTCCTGGGTCTATCACTATATAAGACTCATAATAAAGAATTCTCTGCAATTGAAGTTTCTTCAACCCCAAAAGCGTTCCTATAATACTTGGATTAACCCTATAATACCAGATATGAACAACTGGGATTGCAAGTTCTATATGACCCATCCTTTCTCTTCTTACGCTTGACTTCGTAACTTCAACTTTACATCTTTCACATATATGCCCTTTATATTTTGGTCCTTTATATTTTCCGCAGTTACATTCATAATCTTTTACAGGACCAAAAATCCTTTCGCAGAACAATCCTCCTATCTCAGGTTTTTGAGTTCTATAATTTATTGTTTCTGCTTTTTTTACCTCTCCATAAGACCAAGATAAGATCTTTTCTGGAGAAGCAAGCGAAAATCTAATGAAGTCAAAGTGTTTGGGTAAACCATCTTTATATCTACCCTCATTAAACCTCATCTTTTTTCCTCCTCACCTTCCTTTAAAAGTTCAACATTCAAAGCTAAGCCTCTTAACTCTTTAACGAGAACATCAAAGGAAGTTGGCATCCCTGGTTCTGGTGGAGGTTCTCCCTTTACAATAGCTTCATAGGCTTTATTCCTACCCTCCACATCATCTGATTTAATTGTTAGCATTTCCTGCAAAGTGTATGCAGCGCCATATCCTTCTAAAGCCCAAACTTCCATTTCTCCAAATCTCTGTCCACCATATTGAGCTTTTCCACCAAGTGGTTGTTGAGTAATTAGGGAATAGGGTCCTGTAGCCCTAGCATGGTGTTTATCCTCCACCATATGATAGAGTTTCATCAAATAAATATAACCAACAGTCACCTTTTGATCAAAAGGCTCTCCTGTCCTACCATCATAAAGGACAACCTTTCCATCATCAGGAAGACCTGCTTCTTTAAGTAATTCTCTTATCTTCTCAATAGGAACTCCTTCAAAAATAGGGCTGGCAACCTTTATATTTAACTTTTGGGCAGCCCATCCAAGATGAGTCTCAAGAATCTGCCCTACATTCATCCTTGAAGGAACTCCCAAAGGATTAAGAACAACATCCACAGGAGTCCCATCCTCCATAAAAGGCATATCCTCTTCTGGAACAATTGCAGCTATCACTCCTTTATTACCATGTCGTCCTGAAAGCTTATCTCCTATTGAAAGCCTTCTTCTTTGTCCAATATAGACTTTTACCATTTTATTTACACCTGCTGGAAGTTCATCTCCTCTCTCTGCAATCTTAAGAGCATTTTCTTTCTGCTTTTCTACTTCTTCAATCAACTTATCAATCTTCTCAACAAATTTCTGAACTTCTGGATAAGAATTAAATTCCATTATCCCATCTACATTTTTAAAATGCTCTTCCTTAATTACTTCATTCTTCCTAACCAAAAGTTGTCTCTTCCCTTTACCTTTTTTTCTTAGAGGGGTAATATATATAGAATCCTTGGCTTTTTCTCCAACTAAAGCTCCAATTAAAAACTTTCTTTTTCTAC
This window of the candidate division WOR-3 bacterium genome carries:
- the fusA gene encoding elongation factor G → MSEENYSDKRVEIPNVRNIGIIAHIDAGKTTLTERILFYSGKVHRMGEVDEGTTVMDYMDQERERGITITSAATTIYWKGKRINLIDTPGHVDFTVEVERSLRILDGGVVVFSGVEGVEAQSETVWRQANRYNVPRITFVNKLDRKGADFFETVEEMKRKLKVTPLVLGIPLFHNDMVRGLVDIVEMKAWIWKDEMGLNFESLPIPQEYLDLAKKYRDELLDKVSLYDDEVVEKFLKEEEIEPSLLKRAIRKGTIKGDFFPVLGGSALKNVGVQKVMDAIVDYLPSPLEVVPPKGKVPGTDEIEERKNDPSEPFSALVFKIAAEPHGKLAFVRIYSGKIQRGEKVLNVNTGKIERISKIFLVHANRRQEIDSIEAGEIGAFVGPSEIATGHTLTDPLRPILFEPPRVPEPVIFTSVSPKTASDQERLMAALNKIQEEDPTFLVKNDKDTGETLIYGMGELHLEVIMERLRRESKVEARVRKPRVAYKETITQKATAEGRFIKQTGGKGQYGDVILRLEPAEEFQFVNEAKATEIPKEFLGAIEEGIKEAMSSGSLGGFEILGCKVVLVGGSYHEVDSTDIAYKIAASKAFKSAYKKANPVLLEPIMKVEITVPNEFFGVILDDVNSRRGEIKHVEHKGEVTMIEALIPLANLFGYATDLRSLTGGRGVYFMEFHKYEKVPEKVMEKEVEA
- the rpsG gene encoding 30S ribosomal protein S7, with product MRRRRAVERKVPPDYKYHSELVTKFINKLMKKGKKTIAEKIFYRAIDLITERTGREGIDVLNQAINNVKPMVEVRPRRIGGQTYQIPIEVRPSRKNSLAIKWIIEAARNREEYRMEERLCNEIIAASRKEGAAYKKKEETHKMAEANKAFAFFGW
- the rpsL gene encoding 30S ribosomal protein S12 — protein: MPTINQLVRLGRKKIKKKTKTPALGGCPQKRGVCLRVYTTTPKKPNSALRKVARVKLSNGKVVTAYIPGEGHNLQEHSIVLVRGGRVKDLPGVRYHIIRGVYDAAGVEDRKRSRSCYGTKMPKSGVVSSGDKGEEK
- the rpoC gene encoding DNA-directed RNA polymerase subunit beta', yielding MRFNEGRYKDGLPKHFDFIRFSLASPEKILSWSYGEVKKAETINYRTQKPEIGGLFCERIFGPVKDYECNCGKYKGPKYKGHICERCKVEVTKSSVRRERMGHIELAIPVVHIWYYRVNPSIIGTLLGLKKLQLQRILYYESYIVIDPGTAPLKKGQVISYESYLTLKEKYKGAFVAKMGGEAIYDLLKELDLVKLSDELKKEIKTADSKHIKKKLLQKLSIVEAFLKSGNKPEWMVLRVLPVIPPDVRPLVPLEGGIFATSDVNDLYRRVITRNNRLKNLIEIDAPPTILRNEMRMLQESVDALFDNSRLSRAITGRGNRPLKSLTDSIKGKKGRFRRNLLGKRVDYSGRSVITVDPTLKLYECGLPKKMAKELFKPFLIRKLEEAGIVDSIRQARKVLEANDPRAWDLLEEVVEGYPILLNRAPTLHRVSIQAFLPKLVEGNAIRIHPMVCPPFNADFDGDQMAVHVPLSPYAQLESYFLLLSSRNILSPANGTPLMVPTQDIVIGIYYLTKTRLGEKKIKGYFDSMDEVICAYEEKIIGLHDWIKLRYKEEWIETTVGRVIFNEIVPEPLRWINETLESKGLKNLVLQCVKKLGMEKAAEFLDEIKKLGFDFATKSGLTFGVTDMIIPEGREKIIEEAQKKVQEAERQHKVQGIITEGERYNKVIDTWAWATEVIERELERALAQDKDGFNPIYMMSTSGARGNMDQIRQICGLRGLMAKPQKKLSTQAIIETPILHSFKEGLNEMEYFISSHGARKGLTDTALKTAEAGYLTRRLVDVAQGVVITEEDCGTVMGVDVSALVEGGKVVESLFDRIEGSYTADDVIHPLTGEIIVPAGEWIDEEIGRQIEEAGVESVKIRSVLTCESETGICQKCYGKDLSTGELVQLGTAVGIIAAQSIGEPGTQLTLRTFHVGGIAGGEAAEYYQKAPRDGKVEYGKDIIYNKAPGKPIVVLSRNSSLYLTYPEGRIRYRIPYGSILKVKDGQEVTKGTILFEYEPYSNLIISEKAGVVRFVDIIEDVTLKEMVDETGKSQRVLVYGSKSKYLPTIEIISGNKKVAEYSIPTGSYLFVEDGAKVDVGSLLAKKPREIARTQDITGGLPRVEALVEARSPKDKAIISEIDGIVHFGKVTRGKRIIFVESDKERRKYTIPYGKYFMVHEGQRVEAGDKLCEGFVDPHDILRVKGVIAAQQYLLNEIQEVYRMQGVNIDDKHIGIIVRQMFRKVRIVESGDTTFLEGQVVDAKEVREVNKKIVAEGGQPAIFEPVLLGITHSSLSHDSVIAAASFQHTTKVLLNAALEGKSDYLKGLKENVIIGGMIPAGTGFREFRKIEVKYKKEELAEEAKTA